One window of the Blastocatellia bacterium genome contains the following:
- a CDS encoding HAD family hydrolase has translation MKTYRAVLFDLFDTVVDFHVDRLPQIRLGEQTLFSTSGAVYEVLREYAPQLEFETFYEAFRESWRQVEERRKAELREYPSQVRFRRLLELLHLEALSEDVVERLVRAHMETWSRGAELPEANRQLLVRASERFPLGLVSNFDHPPTAHRILRDFGIHDVFTVIVISAEVSWRKPHREIFLHALARLDVSPRDALFVGDTFEADVLGAKSIGMDVAWLNRRGDEVPEDVVDPDYVIARLEDLGPVLGL, from the coding sequence ATGAAGACCTATCGCGCCGTCCTCTTCGATCTCTTCGATACGGTCGTGGACTTTCATGTTGATCGGTTGCCGCAGATCCGCCTCGGCGAACAGACGCTCTTCTCGACAAGCGGCGCCGTATACGAGGTTCTTCGGGAGTATGCGCCGCAGCTCGAGTTCGAGACGTTTTACGAAGCCTTTCGCGAGTCGTGGCGCCAGGTGGAGGAGCGTCGGAAGGCAGAGTTACGGGAATATCCCTCTCAGGTCCGCTTCCGGCGGCTTCTCGAATTGCTTCACCTGGAGGCGCTCTCGGAGGACGTCGTCGAACGCCTCGTGCGCGCGCACATGGAGACATGGTCGCGCGGCGCCGAGCTGCCGGAGGCGAATCGTCAGCTTCTCGTCCGCGCGAGCGAGCGTTTCCCGCTCGGATTGGTCTCGAATTTCGACCATCCACCGACGGCGCATCGGATCCTACGCGACTTCGGCATCCACGATGTGTTCACGGTGATCGTCATCTCGGCGGAGGTTTCCTGGCGGAAGCCCCATCGGGAGATCTTCCTTCATGCGCTCGCTCGACTGGACGTCTCTCCGCGCGACGCGCTCTTTGTCGGGGATACCTTCGAGGCAGATGTCCTCGGAGCTAAGAGCATTGGCATGGATGTTGCATGGCTGAATCGGCGCGGGGACGAGGTGCCGGAGGACGTCGTTGATCCCGATTACGTCATCGCGCGCCTTGAGGATCTCGGTCCTGTGCTCGGTCTCTAG
- a CDS encoding TIGR00725 family protein, translating into MTMAFARRPIIGVMGSSQCDPTIYEQARAVGRLIAERGAVLLCGGLGGVMEAAARGAFEAGGLTVGILPGGSERESPPNPYIHIAIFTGLSEARNVINVRSAEAIIAIAGGYGTLSEIALALKVGKPVVLLHSWRFESPFGDDEGFVRTAETPEEAVALAFESLAQGRGR; encoded by the coding sequence ATGACGATGGCGTTCGCACGTCGGCCGATCATCGGCGTCATGGGGAGTTCCCAGTGCGATCCGACGATTTACGAGCAAGCGCGCGCGGTCGGACGGCTCATCGCCGAACGTGGAGCGGTTTTGCTCTGCGGAGGATTGGGAGGCGTGATGGAAGCGGCAGCGCGTGGCGCGTTTGAAGCGGGAGGACTCACCGTTGGTATCCTCCCCGGAGGAAGCGAGCGCGAATCCCCACCCAATCCGTACATTCACATCGCGATCTTCACGGGACTCTCCGAAGCTCGAAACGTCATCAACGTCCGCTCTGCGGAAGCCATCATCGCGATCGCCGGAGGATATGGTACGCTCTCGGAGATCGCCCTCGCGCTGAAGGTGGGGAAACCCGTCGTCCTCCTCCATTCGTGGCGATTCGAGTCGCCGTTCGGAGACGACGAAGGCTTCGTGCGCACGGCGGAGACGCCAGAGGAGGCCGTCGCCCTCGCTTTCGAGTCGCTCGCTCAAGGACGCGGACGATGA
- a CDS encoding amphi-Trp domain-containing protein, with amino-acid sequence MPKKRKRDVEKEYPKQLFIAKLRRLADALEKGRAFHIRVAGERVRVPARATISIEHERGRTEEELEFQLKWVPASARSSSRKR; translated from the coding sequence ATGCCGAAGAAGCGCAAACGAGACGTCGAGAAGGAATATCCGAAGCAGCTCTTCATCGCGAAGCTGCGTCGTCTGGCCGACGCTTTGGAAAAGGGGCGCGCTTTTCACATTCGCGTGGCGGGCGAACGCGTGCGCGTTCCTGCGCGGGCCACGATCAGCATCGAGCACGAGCGAGGACGAACGGAGGAGGAGCTGGAGTTTCAACTGAAATGGGTGCCTGCTTCGGCTCGTTCGTCCTCGCGAAAACGATGA
- a CDS encoding insulinase family protein: protein MTRWARIRWAILSMVVGACVLGEGRADMRSGSSPISSRAITARLLTPSGMDARFPDAYYDYLLNGLQVIILERPDASEALLSLMIKSGAAFDRAGKSGTAALTARAIWLGAEDLSEATLRQRLAALEATIRTEVTWDATTISVEAPARSLPELIRLMARVVSRPTFPPEALAALKARFLDEVRAKRRDPSEIANEEWYRALYHPHPYARPAEGVPEEIEAITPIDIARHHARFFIANNATLIVLSPFSPATLMPIIRPNFGAMLKGKIVPPTFVAPAPAQGVRIILRDFPDTALAHIRIGSFGLERFSEEYISALVLAEAICLRYERESSKAGASPATARCQFDLRTHRGPFLLSLVAPNEQVMPAIERALEILKAMRAEGPTAEEFAEAQRRWAERFAPSALAPRQSVEMLHFVELYGLGRDYVLRFPARVQRATREEVMRVAEKYLSPNDLLIVIVGRAQGLAEALKPLGTVEVKTGG from the coding sequence ATGACGCGATGGGCGCGAATCAGGTGGGCGATCCTGAGTATGGTCGTGGGCGCGTGCGTCCTTGGCGAAGGGCGTGCGGATATGCGAAGCGGATCCTCGCCAATTTCCAGTCGGGCCATTACCGCACGACTGCTCACGCCATCGGGGATGGACGCGCGATTCCCCGACGCTTACTACGACTATCTCCTCAACGGTCTGCAGGTCATCATCCTGGAGCGCCCTGATGCTTCTGAGGCCTTGCTGAGCCTCATGATCAAAAGTGGAGCGGCCTTCGATCGGGCGGGGAAATCGGGCACGGCGGCACTGACGGCGCGCGCGATCTGGTTGGGCGCCGAGGATCTGAGCGAGGCGACCTTGCGGCAACGTCTCGCGGCGCTTGAAGCCACGATTCGGACGGAAGTCACGTGGGATGCGACGACGATCAGCGTGGAGGCTCCGGCGCGGAGTTTGCCGGAACTCATTCGGCTCATGGCGCGCGTCGTCTCCCGACCGACGTTCCCACCCGAGGCGCTGGCCGCTTTGAAAGCGCGCTTCCTCGATGAGGTGAGAGCCAAGCGGCGCGATCCTTCTGAGATCGCGAACGAAGAATGGTATCGGGCGCTCTACCATCCACATCCCTACGCCCGTCCGGCCGAGGGCGTGCCGGAGGAGATCGAGGCGATCACGCCTATAGACATCGCGCGCCACCACGCTCGCTTCTTCATCGCCAACAATGCGACGCTCATTGTCCTCAGCCCATTCTCCCCGGCTACGCTGATGCCCATCATCCGCCCGAATTTCGGCGCCATGCTCAAGGGGAAGATCGTTCCGCCTACGTTCGTCGCCCCCGCGCCGGCTCAAGGGGTGCGCATCATCCTGCGTGATTTTCCGGACACCGCGCTCGCCCATATTCGCATTGGTTCGTTCGGCCTGGAGCGCTTCTCCGAAGAGTATATCTCGGCCTTGGTGCTCGCCGAGGCGATCTGCCTCCGATACGAGCGAGAGTCCTCAAAGGCGGGCGCTTCTCCGGCGACCGCGCGTTGCCAATTTGACCTGCGCACGCATCGTGGCCCGTTTCTGCTCTCACTCGTAGCTCCGAACGAACAGGTCATGCCGGCGATCGAACGCGCTCTGGAGATCCTGAAGGCGATGCGCGCCGAGGGCCCGACGGCCGAGGAATTCGCCGAGGCACAGCGGCGGTGGGCGGAACGCTTTGCCCCGAGCGCGCTCGCGCCGCGGCAATCGGTCGAGATGCTGCACTTCGTCGAATTGTATGGGTTAGGGCGAGACTACGTATTGCGATTCCCCGCTCGCGTGCAGCGCGCGACGCGCGAAGAGGTCATGCGCGTGGCCGAGAAATATCTCTCCCCGAATGACCTCCTCATCGTCATCGTCGGACGCGCCCAAGGCCTCGCGGAGGCGTTGAAGCCTTTGGGGACCGTGGAAGTGAAGACCGGAGGATGA
- a CDS encoding alanine--glyoxylate aminotransferase family protein gives MIGEFHPPHRLLLGPGPSPVEDRVLHAMGAPVLGHLDPVFLSCMNDVQHLLRYVFETQNRVTFPVSGTGSAGMEAALANLLEPDEEVIIGIHGFFGERMYEMATRLGARPIRVEAEWGRPLDEREIRAALDRSRARVVCVVHAETSTGVRQPLEPIAELVAEREGILIVDAVTSLGGHPVGVDRLGIGVCYSGSQKALSCPPGLAPITFSETALEKVRRRKTAVPSWYLDVSLIERYWGSERTYHHTAPINMNYALREALRIIAEEGLEARWQRHERNARALWAGLEAMGLRLLVPREYRLWTLTTICVPDGVDDARVRTRLLEEFNIEIGGGLGPLRGKIWRVGLMGAGSTRSNVLLFLSALESALRREGFPCGSGVSAALAAYEA, from the coding sequence ATGATTGGCGAGTTTCATCCTCCTCATCGCCTCTTGCTTGGTCCCGGTCCTAGTCCCGTCGAGGATCGGGTCTTGCATGCCATGGGTGCCCCTGTGCTCGGGCATCTGGACCCAGTCTTCCTCTCGTGCATGAACGATGTGCAGCATCTGCTGCGCTACGTCTTCGAGACGCAGAATCGGGTCACGTTCCCGGTCTCCGGGACGGGCAGTGCGGGGATGGAGGCGGCGCTGGCAAATCTTTTGGAGCCGGACGAGGAGGTCATCATCGGCATTCATGGATTTTTCGGCGAGCGCATGTATGAGATGGCCACGCGCTTGGGGGCGCGCCCGATCCGCGTGGAGGCAGAGTGGGGGCGTCCGCTCGATGAGCGAGAGATCCGGGCGGCGCTCGATCGTTCGCGGGCGCGCGTCGTCTGCGTGGTGCATGCGGAGACCTCGACCGGCGTGCGGCAGCCGCTGGAACCCATCGCCGAGCTTGTCGCCGAGCGCGAGGGGATCCTCATCGTGGATGCCGTGACGAGCCTCGGAGGACATCCTGTGGGCGTGGATCGCTTGGGCATCGGCGTATGTTACTCGGGATCGCAGAAGGCGCTCAGTTGTCCTCCGGGATTGGCGCCGATCACGTTCTCCGAGACCGCTTTGGAGAAAGTGCGCCGGCGCAAGACGGCGGTGCCGAGCTGGTATCTCGATGTCTCGCTCATCGAGCGCTATTGGGGGAGCGAGCGCACTTATCATCACACGGCGCCGATCAACATGAATTACGCCTTGCGCGAAGCTCTACGCATCATCGCCGAAGAGGGATTGGAGGCTCGTTGGCAGCGACATGAGCGGAATGCCCGAGCACTGTGGGCGGGATTGGAAGCCATGGGGCTGCGACTTCTCGTCCCGCGCGAATACCGGCTTTGGACCCTCACGACGATTTGTGTCCCCGATGGTGTAGACGATGCGCGGGTGCGCACCCGATTGCTCGAAGAGTTCAACATCGAGATCGGGGGCGGCTTAGGACCATTGCGCGGGAAAATCTGGCGCGTAGGGCTGATGGGCGCGGGCAGCACGCGCAGCAATGTCTTGCTCTTCCTGAGCGCTTTGGAGAGCGCATTGCGTCGTGAGGGCTTCCCATGCGGATCGGGCGTCTCCGCGGCCTTAGCGGCATACGAGGCGTGA
- a CDS encoding trypsin-like peptidase domain-containing protein, which yields MMEIRLTHIGGGYAGRQEVLSKDRITFGRSADNDVRLHPQDVRASAHHAVLFASDEGVIVEDLNSTNGTYVNGVRVHRTRIQSGDVLQFGRRGPSVMVEILVPAEEPQSATVTPPTLVESATSSVAWRVGRTTVQLMIEHAMRRSARVWRRWVIGVAAGAIVALGIVLGILWRDERERSASVEGMSPLVRVAMRNQAAVVLIQHHFRILDARGREVSTAVSEGSGFAIDPRGVIATNYHLVRPWEFDARFAGQATTPVSQSLKVIFADRAPDEALEARLVRGSPELDIALLKVDAPIPLPIVEGFEPDLSRVRQGDEVAIIGFPLGSALLQTTGQERATTTLTRSTISKVSPTLLQLDAPVIQGYSGSPIFNREGKVIGILTARLGERGEPIDPSARAIGLGTPSRFLLQLLKEVP from the coding sequence ATGATGGAGATTCGCCTCACGCACATCGGTGGGGGATACGCCGGACGACAAGAAGTCCTTTCGAAGGACCGCATCACGTTTGGGCGCTCCGCCGACAATGACGTGCGATTGCATCCACAGGACGTACGGGCCTCAGCGCATCACGCTGTCTTGTTCGCCTCGGACGAGGGAGTGATCGTCGAGGATTTGAACAGCACCAATGGCACGTATGTGAACGGCGTGCGCGTCCATCGGACTCGAATTCAAAGTGGCGACGTCCTGCAGTTCGGTCGGCGAGGACCGAGCGTGATGGTCGAGATCCTCGTCCCGGCGGAGGAGCCGCAGTCAGCGACGGTGACCCCTCCGACGCTCGTCGAGTCGGCGACGTCTTCGGTCGCGTGGCGCGTCGGGCGCACGACCGTGCAATTGATGATCGAGCACGCGATGCGTCGCTCCGCGCGCGTCTGGCGCCGATGGGTGATAGGAGTCGCCGCGGGAGCGATCGTCGCTCTCGGGATCGTCCTCGGGATCCTCTGGCGCGACGAGCGTGAGCGATCCGCATCCGTGGAGGGGATGAGTCCGCTCGTGCGCGTTGCGATGCGCAATCAAGCGGCCGTCGTCCTGATTCAACATCATTTTCGGATCCTCGATGCTCGGGGGCGGGAGGTGAGCACGGCTGTGAGCGAGGGATCAGGCTTCGCCATAGACCCTCGGGGGGTGATCGCCACCAATTACCATTTAGTGCGTCCGTGGGAATTCGACGCGCGTTTCGCCGGTCAGGCCACGACGCCGGTCTCGCAATCGCTCAAGGTGATCTTCGCCGATCGTGCTCCCGATGAGGCTCTGGAGGCGCGTCTGGTGCGTGGTTCGCCGGAGCTGGACATCGCACTCTTGAAAGTGGACGCGCCGATCCCGCTTCCCATCGTCGAGGGCTTCGAACCGGATCTCTCGCGCGTGCGGCAGGGAGACGAGGTCGCGATCATTGGATTTCCGCTCGGTTCGGCCTTGCTGCAGACGACCGGTCAGGAGCGCGCGACGACGACGCTCACGCGCAGCACGATCAGCAAGGTGAGTCCGACCCTATTGCAATTGGATGCACCGGTGATTCAAGGCTATAGCGGTAGTCCCATCTTCAATCGCGAGGGGAAAGTCATCGGCATCCTGACGGCGCGATTGGGCGAGCGCGGAGAACCGATTGATCCGAGCGCTCGCGCGATCGGGCTCGGGACGCCGAGCCGCTTTCTCTTGCAACTGCTCAAGGAGGTGCCATGA
- a CDS encoding DUF3108 domain-containing protein → MIGGLLFAPVSVRVNWSLPVAPTQEASSSAPTFPFAEGERLVYQARYSRLILSAVVGRLTFTFGRSQERPLLNAYYLRAEAVSEGALVALLGIRVENVFESFVDPQDFGVLRTRKQLAEGAKRSFHLALFDRERASVTYIVRDLTRPAEPPKVKENTARPWVQDILSGIYYVRTQSLAPGDVLRFPISDEGETYDVEIRVHEVEEVEMPRGRVPAIKIEPLVFGPGRLIRREGEMFIWLSADGRRVPLLARVRGGFGTVQVQLIEEEPGTPVSDPAKQPGNGDRPIR, encoded by the coding sequence GTGATTGGCGGGCTCCTTTTCGCTCCAGTCTCGGTGCGCGTGAACTGGAGTCTCCCGGTAGCTCCCACGCAAGAGGCATCGTCGAGTGCTCCCACGTTTCCCTTCGCTGAAGGAGAGCGGCTCGTGTATCAAGCTCGCTATTCGAGGCTCATTCTCTCGGCCGTCGTCGGGCGGCTCACGTTCACTTTCGGGCGTTCGCAAGAGCGCCCCTTGCTCAATGCCTACTATCTGCGGGCGGAGGCCGTCTCCGAAGGAGCGCTCGTGGCGCTGCTGGGGATTCGCGTGGAGAACGTCTTCGAGTCCTTCGTGGACCCGCAGGATTTCGGCGTGCTGCGGACGCGAAAGCAGTTGGCGGAAGGAGCGAAGCGGAGTTTTCATCTCGCCCTCTTCGATCGGGAGCGCGCATCGGTCACCTATATCGTGCGCGATCTCACGCGACCGGCTGAACCACCGAAGGTGAAGGAGAATACCGCGCGTCCATGGGTGCAGGATATTCTCTCTGGCATCTACTACGTGCGCACGCAATCGCTCGCACCAGGAGACGTCTTGCGCTTTCCTATCAGCGACGAGGGGGAAACGTACGACGTGGAGATTCGCGTGCACGAGGTCGAGGAGGTGGAGATGCCACGGGGTCGCGTCCCGGCCATCAAGATCGAGCCCTTGGTGTTCGGCCCTGGTCGCTTGATTCGCCGAGAGGGCGAGATGTTCATCTGGCTGAGTGCAGACGGGCGCCGCGTGCCGCTTCTGGCGCGGGTGCGCGGGGGATTCGGAACGGTGCAGGTGCAGCTGATCGAGGAGGAACCAGGGACCCCTGTGTCCGATCCCGCGAAACAACCGGGGAATGGGGATCGTCCGATCCGATGA
- a CDS encoding isoprenylcysteine carboxylmethyltransferase family protein produces MIPERTVAHSKWRAWLLAHLGLLRAVRRVRIPASAVLFILFLIEAQPTPASVLGGAALALPGLGLRAWASRHLRKDRALTTTGPYAYTRNPLYLGSFLLGLALVLACRSGWLLVWFLIFFAIVYVPTMILEAEHLRRLFGAAFETYEQQVPLFFPRPGRRFTATEGARGAWALYMANREYRVLVGYGVVLAILWAKAL; encoded by the coding sequence GTGATTCCTGAACGAACCGTGGCGCACTCGAAATGGAGAGCATGGCTTCTGGCGCATCTCGGATTGCTGCGGGCCGTGCGTCGAGTGCGCATTCCCGCGAGCGCGGTCTTGTTCATCCTCTTCCTGATCGAAGCGCAGCCCACGCCGGCGTCGGTTCTCGGCGGAGCGGCGCTCGCTCTTCCTGGACTTGGGCTTCGTGCGTGGGCTTCGCGACATCTGCGGAAGGATCGCGCCCTCACGACGACGGGGCCCTATGCCTATACCCGCAATCCGCTCTATCTCGGCTCGTTCCTCCTTGGGTTGGCGCTCGTGCTTGCTTGTCGAAGCGGGTGGCTTTTGGTATGGTTCCTCATCTTTTTCGCAATCGTGTACGTGCCGACGATGATCTTGGAGGCAGAGCATCTGCGGAGGTTATTTGGCGCGGCGTTTGAGACCTATGAGCAGCAAGTCCCTCTTTTCTTCCCAAGGCCCGGACGGCGCTTCACCGCGACGGAGGGGGCGCGGGGAGCGTGGGCGCTTTACATGGCGAACCGAGAATATCGCGTGCTGGTCGGATATGGGGTGGTCCTGGCGATTCTGTGGGCTAAGGCGCTGTGA
- the waaC gene encoding lipopolysaccharide heptosyltransferase I, with the protein MNILIVKLSALGDIIHTLPALARLRRAFPQARIFWVVERTMAQLLRDHPMLEGVIEVDTRKWRKHWLARATWGELRDALTHLRRHRYDLGFDFQGLMKSGLVLWLSGAERRIGFESAALKERASRLFLTEQVAVPTDAHVIEQNLTLVRYVAGGSDDRSSYEFPLWISERDRRTVEEHLEALGLRDFALLNPGAGWAAKRWPPERYGAVADFLWERYGWISLVSFGPSEEALAQAVARASRWKKAVPFPCTLPQLAVLADRARLFLGGDTGPLHLAAARGTPIVALYGPTSARRNGPFHPDDQVIERTPASGYRYYSRRQRDVGFLDIPVEEVIAAIERRVALAEKAHAPAGRRTSGDS; encoded by the coding sequence ATGAACATCCTCATTGTCAAGCTGAGCGCTCTCGGCGACATCATCCACACGCTCCCGGCGCTCGCTCGACTTCGGCGCGCTTTCCCGCAGGCGCGGATCTTTTGGGTCGTCGAGCGAACGATGGCCCAGTTGCTGCGAGATCATCCGATGCTCGAGGGCGTGATCGAAGTGGATACGCGGAAGTGGCGAAAGCACTGGCTCGCTCGCGCCACATGGGGGGAGTTGAGAGACGCTCTCACTCATCTGCGGCGACATCGCTATGACCTCGGCTTCGATTTCCAGGGCCTGATGAAATCCGGGTTGGTGCTCTGGCTCTCCGGAGCTGAACGACGCATCGGATTCGAGTCGGCGGCGCTCAAAGAGAGGGCGAGTCGCTTGTTTCTGACGGAGCAGGTCGCTGTTCCCACTGACGCGCATGTGATCGAGCAGAATCTCACGCTCGTACGATATGTGGCTGGGGGAAGCGACGATCGAAGTTCTTACGAATTTCCCCTTTGGATCTCGGAGCGAGATCGCCGCACGGTCGAGGAACACTTGGAGGCATTGGGCCTTCGCGATTTCGCGCTCTTGAATCCGGGAGCGGGATGGGCCGCGAAGCGCTGGCCGCCGGAGCGATATGGGGCGGTCGCGGATTTCCTGTGGGAACGTTACGGGTGGATCTCACTGGTGTCCTTCGGACCATCTGAGGAAGCATTAGCGCAAGCGGTCGCGCGCGCTTCGCGGTGGAAAAAAGCGGTGCCGTTTCCCTGCACGCTCCCACAATTGGCGGTGCTCGCCGATCGCGCGCGCCTATTCCTTGGGGGAGACACGGGACCGTTGCATCTGGCGGCGGCGCGAGGGACGCCGATTGTCGCCCTGTATGGGCCGACCTCGGCGCGACGCAATGGTCCGTTTCATCCTGACGATCAAGTCATCGAGCGAACGCCGGCTTCTGGCTATCGCTACTATAGCCGACGGCAGCGCGATGTCGGATTCCTGGACATCCCTGTCGAGGAGGTCATCGCGGCGATCGAGCGGCGCGTCGCTTTGGCGGAGAAAGCGCATGCGCCGGCTGGAAGGAGGACTTCCGGTGATTCCTGA
- the rfaE2 gene encoding D-glycero-beta-D-manno-heptose 1-phosphate adenylyltransferase: protein MSAAKIRSLDELRRDVAAARARGQRIVLANGCFDLLHVGHIRYLQAARRLGDLLIVGVNSDAAVRVLKGEGRPVLSAAERAEIIAALACVDYVVIFDDVTVVPLLEALRPDVHAKGTDYTPETVPEREVVLRYGGQVAIVGDEKCHSSRDLIARIRQADAR from the coding sequence ATGAGCGCGGCCAAGATTCGTTCTCTCGATGAGCTGCGGCGCGACGTCGCGGCGGCGCGAGCGCGCGGTCAGCGCATCGTGCTCGCCAACGGATGCTTCGACCTCCTGCACGTCGGACATATCCGCTACCTGCAGGCCGCGCGGCGATTGGGCGATCTCCTCATCGTCGGCGTGAATTCCGATGCTGCCGTTCGAGTATTGAAAGGTGAAGGCCGGCCTGTGCTCTCGGCCGCCGAGCGTGCGGAGATCATCGCGGCTTTGGCCTGCGTGGACTACGTCGTCATCTTCGATGACGTGACGGTCGTGCCTTTGCTGGAAGCGCTGCGCCCCGATGTGCACGCCAAGGGGACGGATTATACGCCGGAGACGGTTCCGGAGCGGGAGGTCGTCCTCCGTTACGGAGGGCAAGTGGCCATCGTCGGCGATGAGAAGTGCCATTCCAGTCGTGATCTGATCGCGAGAATTCGCCAGGCGGACGCGCGATGA
- a CDS encoding bifunctional ADP-heptose synthase — protein sequence MGTKPSAARLLDVIARFRGRRIVVVGDLIADEFIYGEISRISREAPVMILRFEHQETQPGGCGNAAANLAALGADVSVVSLVGRDIEGRAVVRALRQRGVDVSAVSLVPQYRTPTKTRILAGSVHSTRQQVIRIDREPESSPPEAVLRALVPRVRELAASADGVILSDYHYGLVHPLLVEAIRRLARQGLLVTVDSRHRLRELGGFTSATPNQSEVEEIYGRHLDDLSALERAGRQLRRRLQLQALLITRGKEGMSLFQDGRPVVHLPVVGSREPVDVTGAGDTVIATYTLALAAGASFLEAAHLANHAGGIVVMKRGTATVSEAELRASILSWESRDERGQDSFSR from the coding sequence ATGGGGACGAAGCCGAGCGCAGCGCGGCTCCTTGACGTGATCGCGCGATTCCGCGGCCGTCGGATTGTGGTCGTGGGCGATCTCATCGCCGATGAGTTCATCTATGGCGAGATCTCGCGCATCTCGCGGGAAGCGCCGGTGATGATCCTTCGATTCGAGCACCAGGAGACGCAACCCGGGGGATGCGGAAATGCAGCGGCGAATCTCGCGGCCCTTGGTGCCGATGTGTCCGTCGTCAGCCTCGTGGGCCGAGATATCGAGGGGCGCGCTGTCGTTCGCGCTCTCCGACAGCGCGGCGTGGACGTCTCGGCTGTGAGCCTCGTGCCTCAGTATCGTACGCCCACCAAGACGCGCATCCTCGCCGGATCCGTTCACTCGACGCGCCAGCAAGTGATTCGCATTGATCGAGAGCCCGAGTCGTCTCCGCCTGAAGCCGTCCTTCGCGCCCTCGTTCCTCGCGTGCGCGAGCTGGCCGCCTCGGCCGATGGGGTCATTCTCTCCGACTACCATTACGGTCTCGTCCACCCCCTTTTGGTGGAGGCGATTCGACGCTTGGCGCGGCAGGGCCTACTCGTCACGGTGGATTCCCGACATCGGCTTCGGGAGTTAGGCGGGTTCACGTCGGCGACGCCGAATCAATCGGAGGTCGAGGAGATCTATGGGCGACATCTGGATGATCTCTCCGCTTTGGAGAGGGCAGGGCGTCAATTGCGCCGTCGCTTGCAGCTCCAGGCTCTGTTGATCACGCGCGGGAAAGAGGGCATGTCTCTGTTCCAGGATGGGCGGCCAGTCGTCCACCTGCCCGTCGTAGGCAGTCGCGAGCCCGTGGACGTGACGGGGGCGGGGGATACGGTGATCGCCACCTATACGCTCGCGCTCGCGGCAGGAGCCAGTTTCCTGGAAGCTGCGCATTTGGCCAATCACGCCGGCGGGATCGTCGTCATGAAGCGCGGGACGGCGACCGTGAGCGAGGCCGAACTGCGGGCTTCCATTCTCTCTTGGGAGTCTCGCGATGAGCGCGGCCAAGATTCGTTCTCTCGATGA
- a CDS encoding HAD family hydrolase — MSAQMEGTPQLHSQCDERASGSERARAVFLDRDGTLSEDVGYAREAAQYRLFPWTIPALRALRQSGYRVIVLTNQSGVARGYFPEALVHEVHRRFERELREHGAQWDAIYYCPHHPEGSVPIYRQVCACRKPATGLVERAAREFALDLRRCLFIGDKYTDILLAHRVGARGILVLTGHGREQWERVQKEGWRPPDHVAENLWEAVRWVLHHGDEAERSAAP; from the coding sequence ATGAGTGCGCAAATGGAGGGAACGCCTCAGCTCCACTCGCAGTGCGACGAGAGAGCATCGGGCTCTGAGCGCGCGCGCGCTGTCTTCCTCGATCGCGATGGCACGCTCAGCGAAGACGTCGGGTATGCGCGCGAGGCCGCGCAGTACCGACTCTTCCCGTGGACGATTCCGGCGCTGCGCGCTCTTCGACAAAGCGGGTATCGGGTGATCGTCCTCACGAATCAATCGGGCGTCGCGCGAGGATATTTCCCCGAGGCGTTGGTGCACGAAGTGCATCGTCGGTTTGAGCGAGAGTTGCGAGAGCATGGGGCTCAGTGGGATGCCATCTACTATTGTCCGCATCATCCCGAGGGGAGCGTGCCCATCTATCGCCAAGTGTGCGCATGTCGGAAACCGGCGACAGGGCTCGTCGAGCGCGCGGCGCGAGAGTTCGCCCTTGACCTCAGGCGATGCCTCTTCATCGGCGACAAGTACACCGACATCCTGCTCGCGCATCGGGTCGGTGCGCGCGGGATCTTAGTCTTGACCGGACACGGGCGAGAGCAATGGGAGCGCGTCCAGAAAGAGGGATGGCGTCCTCCCGATCATGTGGCCGAGAATTTGTGGGAAGCCGTTCGATGGGTGTTGCACCATGGGGACGAAGCCGAGCGCAGCGCGGCTCCTTGA